A window of Haliscomenobacter hydrossis DSM 1100 contains these coding sequences:
- a CDS encoding type II toxin-antitoxin system RelE/ParE family toxin → MTVLYTAWAKNQLREIYNYYKEIGSSKKGRKIRISIHKKVLKLKAFPFLGREEELLSVLGQGHRYIVEGQYKIIYRIIEDNVYITDIFDARRNPDLMMP, encoded by the coding sequence ATGACAGTTTTATATACTGCATGGGCTAAAAATCAATTGCGCGAAATTTACAATTACTACAAAGAAATTGGAAGCTCTAAAAAGGGGCGAAAAATTCGGATATCGATCCATAAAAAAGTACTGAAACTAAAGGCTTTTCCATTCTTGGGTCGAGAGGAAGAACTACTTTCCGTTCTAGGTCAAGGACATAGGTACATTGTAGAAGGCCAATACAAAATCATTTATCGGATTATAGAAGATAACGTATATATCACGGATATTTTTGATGCGCGCAGAAACCCTGACTTGATGATGCCCTAA
- a CDS encoding alpha/beta hydrolase produces MGSFPMGKSIAIFFLLCPFFVLDMCGQDIALVQHEVLTFDSKTKGDGQVLYVHKPLNYDQEPDKRYPVIYVLDPEERFAHTLVAQELLAAYTNSAVPASIIVGVKSTDRYFDFSPKASNDWPVPSFIKKTGGAELFRDYLRLDVIPTIEKKYRTTPFRVLIGHSMGGLFALETLFQQPDLFKAYIVLDPSTFWNNGEIVDNLIAKAKDLNIASGRLFLADGLVPETMEVKLEPNQERLEKYLLANPLPNLVYKYLGLRGELHNEMPFQAVYQGLKAVFFDYRVERPWTLSAQQIADYYTALSAKYGYVVEVPAMLKNRGAGRN; encoded by the coding sequence ATGGGTAGTTTTCCAATGGGCAAATCAATTGCCATTTTTTTCCTGCTGTGTCCTTTTTTTGTACTGGACATGTGTGGACAAGATATTGCCCTGGTCCAACATGAAGTGTTGACTTTCGACTCCAAAACAAAAGGAGATGGGCAGGTTTTGTACGTTCATAAACCCCTCAATTATGACCAGGAACCTGATAAACGTTACCCGGTCATTTATGTGTTGGATCCGGAGGAGCGTTTTGCACATACGCTGGTGGCACAGGAACTGCTTGCTGCTTACACCAATTCGGCAGTGCCCGCGAGCATCATTGTAGGTGTAAAAAGTACAGACCGGTATTTTGATTTCTCACCCAAAGCCAGCAATGACTGGCCAGTTCCCTCTTTTATCAAAAAAACAGGCGGTGCCGAGCTTTTCAGAGACTATTTAAGGCTGGATGTAATTCCCACGATTGAAAAAAAATACCGCACCACACCTTTTCGGGTACTTATAGGCCATTCGATGGGCGGTTTATTTGCGTTGGAGACCTTGTTCCAACAACCCGATCTTTTTAAGGCGTATATAGTTTTAGACCCCAGTACATTTTGGAACAATGGCGAAATTGTGGACAATCTCATTGCCAAAGCCAAAGACTTAAACATCGCATCAGGCCGGTTATTTTTAGCGGATGGACTGGTGCCTGAAACGATGGAAGTCAAACTTGAACCCAATCAGGAGCGGCTGGAAAAGTATTTATTGGCCAATCCTTTGCCGAATCTTGTTTACAAATACCTGGGCTTAAGAGGCGAATTACACAATGAAATGCCTTTTCAAGCGGTATACCAGGGGCTCAAGGCAGTTTTTTTTGATTACCGGGTGGAAAGGCCCTGGACCTTGTCGGCACAACAAATTGCAGACTATTATACCGCTCTTTCGGCAAAATATGGATATGTGGTGGAGGTTCCAGCGATGTTAAAAAATAGGGGCGCAGGGAGGAATTAA
- a CDS encoding ABC transporter permease yields MLLHNLLLIYRNIKRFKHSFFINLIGLSTGLACTLLIYLWVNDERSVDHFHQNDQRLFQVMGNLENEGKVLTQSGTPKHLAELLSAEMPEVEKAVTVTPPAWFPKFTLNAQHEPLKGVGKFASVDFFQVFSYELLQGSPNQVLADKSAIVISEKLAKSLFKSKENALGKSLEWDLAGLKKQCTVSGVFKNLPANASEQFDFVLPFESFLDIIGRGVNWDNVFNTYLVLKKGVDHERFNAKIADFIQRKNPGAKVELFIKPYADNYLYGKYENGIQAGGRIEYVRLFSLIALFILLIACVNFMNLATAKAANRIKEVGIKKAIGARRSTLIWQHLGESTAMTLLSFLVAALLVVLLLPAFNELTGKQLALNWNANLILGALAIAAATSLVAGSYPAFYLSSFKPVAVLKGKLSTSGGELLARKGLVVFQFGISIVFIVAVLVIYQQIEFVQNKNLGYNKDNLLYFEMEGKATANPEGFLEAVRKIPGVESVSNMPGNIVWGPGGNVPNVDWKGKKIAFQNAGVSYGMIETLGCEMRSGRPFSKDFSADTSKLIFNEEAVAVMGLSEPVAGQVIDFGGRKVEILGVVKNFHLQSLHEPVKPFFFRFDRQYAATVMVRIAAGTEKKTLAALAQFYKDYNPGFVFDYTFLDQTYQAQYVAEKRVAVLSRYFGALAVLISCLGLFGLAAFTAERRGKEIGVRKVLGASVLSVVRLLSMDFVRLVLLAIVLALPIAWYLMREWLASFTYHIELQPWVFVLAGVAALGIAILTVGYQAFKAAIVNPVESLKTE; encoded by the coding sequence ATGCTCCTTCACAACCTGTTGTTGATTTACCGCAACATCAAACGATTCAAACACAGCTTTTTCATTAACCTGATCGGGTTGTCTACCGGATTGGCCTGTACCTTATTGATCTACCTTTGGGTGAACGATGAGCGAAGTGTTGATCATTTTCACCAAAACGACCAGCGTTTGTTTCAAGTTATGGGCAACCTGGAAAACGAAGGCAAAGTGCTTACCCAGTCGGGTACCCCCAAACACCTGGCTGAACTGTTGAGCGCCGAAATGCCCGAAGTAGAAAAGGCGGTTACGGTTACGCCGCCCGCCTGGTTTCCCAAATTCACCCTGAATGCCCAACATGAGCCACTCAAAGGGGTGGGAAAATTTGCCAGTGTGGATTTTTTTCAAGTGTTTTCTTACGAACTCTTGCAAGGCAGCCCAAACCAGGTTCTGGCTGACAAAAGCGCCATTGTCATTTCAGAAAAACTGGCCAAAAGTTTGTTCAAATCCAAAGAAAATGCCCTCGGTAAAAGTCTGGAATGGGACTTGGCGGGTTTGAAAAAACAATGCACCGTCAGCGGTGTATTTAAAAACTTACCCGCCAATGCTTCGGAACAGTTCGATTTTGTCCTGCCTTTTGAATCATTTTTGGACATCATCGGTCGGGGGGTGAATTGGGACAATGTATTCAATACCTATTTGGTGTTGAAAAAAGGAGTTGATCATGAGCGGTTCAACGCCAAAATTGCCGATTTTATCCAGCGCAAAAACCCTGGCGCAAAGGTCGAATTATTCATCAAACCCTACGCAGACAACTATCTGTACGGCAAATATGAAAATGGCATCCAGGCTGGTGGCAGAATTGAATACGTCCGCCTTTTTTCCCTCATTGCCCTCTTTATCCTGCTCATCGCCTGTGTCAATTTTATGAACTTGGCTACCGCAAAAGCAGCCAACCGCATCAAGGAAGTGGGCATCAAAAAAGCGATAGGTGCCCGACGGAGTACCCTCATCTGGCAACATTTGGGGGAATCCACGGCCATGACCTTGCTCTCCTTTTTGGTGGCGGCGCTGCTGGTGGTGCTGTTGTTGCCGGCGTTTAACGAGCTTACGGGCAAACAATTGGCACTGAACTGGAATGCCAATTTAATACTCGGCGCCCTCGCCATTGCCGCTGCGACCAGCCTCGTTGCAGGCAGTTACCCGGCCTTTTACCTTTCCAGTTTCAAACCAGTGGCCGTTCTGAAAGGAAAACTGAGCACTTCAGGCGGCGAGCTGCTAGCCCGCAAAGGACTGGTGGTTTTCCAATTTGGCATTTCCATCGTGTTCATCGTAGCGGTACTGGTCATTTACCAGCAAATCGAATTTGTACAAAACAAAAACCTGGGCTACAACAAAGACAACCTGCTCTACTTTGAAATGGAAGGAAAAGCTACGGCCAATCCCGAAGGTTTTTTGGAGGCTGTGCGCAAAATCCCTGGGGTGGAATCGGTTTCCAATATGCCGGGCAATATCGTTTGGGGGCCAGGTGGCAATGTACCCAATGTAGATTGGAAAGGGAAAAAAATTGCTTTCCAAAATGCCGGAGTGAGTTATGGCATGATCGAAACCCTGGGTTGCGAGATGCGCTCCGGTCGGCCTTTTTCCAAAGATTTTAGCGCTGATACCAGCAAGTTGATTTTCAATGAAGAAGCCGTTGCGGTAATGGGTTTATCCGAACCTGTAGCGGGGCAAGTCATTGATTTTGGCGGCAGGAAAGTAGAAATTTTGGGCGTGGTCAAAAACTTCCACCTGCAATCCTTGCACGAACCCGTCAAACCTTTTTTCTTCCGCTTTGACCGACAATATGCGGCCACCGTGATGGTGCGCATCGCTGCTGGGACTGAAAAAAAGACCCTGGCGGCCTTGGCGCAGTTTTACAAAGATTACAATCCTGGCTTTGTGTTTGACTATACTTTTTTGGATCAAACCTATCAGGCGCAATATGTGGCCGAAAAACGAGTGGCCGTATTGTCGCGCTATTTTGGGGCCTTGGCGGTGTTGATTTCTTGTTTGGGTTTATTTGGTTTGGCGGCCTTTACTGCTGAACGGCGGGGCAAAGAAATTGGAGTCCGCAAAGTCTTGGGGGCATCGGTGTTGAGTGTGGTGC
- a CDS encoding sensor histidine kinase, whose product MWRILLCLCWFIPLDLIHAQVNSNSTLPADRAGTLIGEGQAFLQKRDYVNALKSFDQAKPLLEQQNDEYRLGRLLKQIGDLYSARTYFRQSAEHYRDAITLLRKTGQLELVGDCLESLANINVNFGYSAQAIANYTRALSVKTRFNDTKGMMQCQLMLSKLYFSDKNYELALSHNREAQQLAGNDWATETNTAIQEVVILTFLDKIGEAEQALKKAERLVAKQNNPTNSVKLLSAMANLCLAKKDKACAKLYVDSAKVLLRGSQNPELAVEALSQMAEINKNNEDYEAAFEAMVWMDRYKDVFRTENIERISAEINEAAGAALREKEIESLNLANRLNESQLSKEKQLRLALLRESLLKDSAYANQARFLAALENESKLRDAQLAREKELSQSLSRENALKQQLLNDERRNRNLLFLGLAAMVLLGAVIYLQYRKQHTNNSIIRKQSEELAVLNREIHHRVKNNLQVISSMLDLQSQSLHDANAKAVIKEAILRVQAMAFIHQNLYQDEAVSTVNMNEYIQILSDHLFKTYNINADKIQLHTQIESLKLHTDTAIPLGMVLNELISNALKYAFKNREEGAIWVILKKNSQELLLQVKDDGVGLPQHFQLENTSSFGYEVIQAMAQKLRARLNIESNNGTNVQLLISKFKTSAKP is encoded by the coding sequence ATGTGGCGAATCCTGCTTTGTCTTTGTTGGTTTATCCCGCTTGATTTGATCCATGCTCAAGTCAACTCGAACTCAACGCTGCCAGCGGATCGGGCGGGTACCTTGATTGGTGAGGGTCAAGCCTTTTTGCAAAAACGCGATTACGTCAATGCCTTAAAAAGTTTTGACCAAGCCAAACCCCTGTTGGAGCAACAAAACGACGAATACCGGTTAGGACGCTTGCTCAAACAGATTGGTGACCTGTACTCCGCGCGCACCTACTTTCGTCAATCCGCAGAACATTACCGCGATGCCATCACTTTGCTGCGTAAAACCGGGCAACTAGAATTGGTCGGTGATTGCCTCGAAAGTTTAGCCAACATCAACGTCAATTTTGGATATTCTGCCCAAGCCATTGCCAACTATACCCGCGCCCTCAGCGTAAAGACTCGCTTCAATGATACCAAAGGCATGATGCAATGCCAGCTGATGTTGTCGAAACTGTATTTCTCGGATAAAAATTATGAGTTGGCCTTGTCGCACAATCGGGAAGCCCAACAACTGGCGGGAAATGACTGGGCTACGGAAACCAATACGGCCATTCAGGAAGTAGTGATTTTGACGTTTTTGGATAAAATTGGGGAAGCAGAACAGGCCTTAAAAAAAGCCGAACGTTTGGTCGCCAAACAAAACAACCCTACCAACTCCGTAAAATTACTTTCCGCAATGGCCAATCTGTGTTTGGCCAAAAAAGACAAAGCCTGCGCCAAACTTTATGTGGATTCAGCCAAGGTGCTGCTTCGCGGCTCCCAAAACCCGGAACTCGCCGTCGAAGCCTTGAGCCAAATGGCTGAAATCAACAAAAACAACGAAGATTACGAAGCTGCTTTTGAGGCGATGGTGTGGATGGATCGCTACAAAGATGTGTTCCGCACTGAAAACATCGAACGCATCAGCGCAGAAATCAATGAAGCGGCAGGTGCGGCTCTACGCGAGAAGGAAATTGAGTCCCTCAACCTGGCCAATCGACTGAACGAAAGTCAATTGAGCAAAGAAAAGCAGTTGCGTTTGGCCTTGTTGCGCGAAAGTTTGTTGAAAGATTCTGCCTATGCCAATCAGGCGCGTTTTTTGGCCGCACTGGAAAATGAGTCAAAACTACGCGATGCACAACTCGCCCGCGAAAAAGAACTCAGCCAGTCCCTCAGTCGGGAAAATGCCCTGAAACAACAGCTGTTGAACGATGAGCGGAGGAACCGGAATTTGCTGTTTTTGGGCCTCGCCGCTATGGTTTTGCTGGGGGCTGTCATCTATCTCCAGTACCGCAAACAGCACACCAACAACAGCATCATTCGCAAACAATCAGAAGAATTGGCGGTGCTAAACCGGGAAATCCACCACCGGGTGAAAAACAATCTACAGGTCATTTCCAGTATGCTGGATTTGCAATCCCAATCCCTGCATGATGCCAATGCCAAAGCGGTGATCAAAGAGGCCATCCTGCGGGTGCAGGCGATGGCGTTCATCCACCAAAACCTCTACCAGGACGAAGCAGTGAGCACCGTAAACATGAACGAGTACATCCAGATCCTGTCCGATCATTTGTTCAAAACCTACAACATCAACGCCGACAAAATTCAGTTGCACACCCAAATCGAATCGCTCAAACTGCATACCGATACTGCCATTCCGCTGGGGATGGTCCTGAATGAACTGATCAGCAATGCCTTGAAATATGCCTTCAAAAACCGGGAAGAGGGTGCCATTTGGGTGATTTTGAAAAAAAACAGTCAGGAGTTGCTGCTGCAAGTCAAAGACGACGGGGTGGGATTGCCACAACATTTCCAGCTCGAAAACACTAGTTCTTTTGGCTACGAAGTCATCCAGGCCATGGCGCAAAAACTGCGCGCCCGCTTGAACATCGAAAGCAACAATGGCACCAACGTTCAATTGCTCATTTCCAAGTTTAAAACAAGCGCTAAGCCATGA
- a CDS encoding YncE family protein, with protein sequence MRTTLLSVSFLYLLLTVAHAQSGVKRYLYVAEPGIRNYLEYGGHGILVYDIDDNYKLVKRIPTGSLDAAGHPSNVKGVCVSLATQCIYVSTIKSLMCISLQSEKLLWEKVYEAGCDRMAISPDGLTIFQPSFEKDQWYVLDAKTGEVKEQVVLKSKAHNTIFAPNGKAVYMEGLASPYVTVVNPKNTSKQRQIGPFSASVRPFTIDGKQSLLYGNVNELLGFEIADLKTGKMIHRVEVPGFEKGFIKRHGCPSHGIGLTPNEKELWVADGANQRMHIFDNQQMPPRYLSSVALRDQPGWVTFSMDGRHAWPSTGEIIDIASKAIIHRLADEKGEIVQSEKVVEIHFQGGKAVKKGDQFGLGRKK encoded by the coding sequence ATGCGCACCACTCTTTTGTCCGTTTCATTTTTATACCTGCTGCTGACCGTCGCTCACGCACAATCAGGTGTAAAAAGATACCTCTACGTGGCCGAGCCCGGCATTCGCAACTACCTGGAATACGGCGGCCACGGCATTTTGGTGTACGACATTGACGACAACTACAAATTGGTCAAACGAATTCCTACCGGGAGTTTAGATGCCGCTGGCCATCCCTCTAACGTCAAAGGCGTTTGTGTGAGCCTGGCGACCCAATGCATCTACGTGAGTACCATCAAATCGTTGATGTGCATCAGTTTGCAAAGTGAAAAACTGCTTTGGGAAAAGGTCTACGAAGCTGGTTGCGACCGCATGGCCATTTCACCCGATGGGCTGACCATCTTTCAACCTTCTTTCGAAAAAGACCAATGGTACGTCCTTGATGCCAAAACGGGAGAGGTAAAAGAGCAGGTCGTACTCAAAAGCAAAGCCCACAATACCATTTTTGCGCCCAACGGAAAAGCCGTCTACATGGAAGGCCTCGCCTCGCCTTATGTGACCGTGGTCAACCCCAAAAACACCAGCAAACAACGCCAGATTGGACCTTTTTCGGCCAGCGTACGCCCCTTCACCATTGATGGCAAACAGTCATTGTTGTACGGCAACGTAAACGAACTCCTGGGCTTTGAAATAGCGGACTTAAAAACGGGAAAAATGATCCATCGGGTGGAAGTACCCGGTTTTGAAAAAGGCTTCATCAAGCGGCATGGCTGCCCCAGCCACGGCATTGGTCTGACCCCCAACGAAAAAGAACTTTGGGTTGCCGACGGTGCCAACCAGCGCATGCACATTTTTGACAACCAACAAATGCCACCTCGTTACCTGTCTTCAGTAGCCTTGCGCGATCAGCCAGGTTGGGTTACTTTTAGTATGGACGGGCGCCACGCCTGGCCCAGCACTGGCGAAATCATCGATATTGCCAGTAAAGCAATCATTCACCGCCTGGCGGATGAAAAGGGGGAAATTGTACAAAGTGAAAAAGTGGTGGAAATTCATTTCCAAGGGGGTAAGGCGGTGAAAAAAGGGGATCAATTTGGTTTGGGTCGAAAAAAATGA
- a CDS encoding c-type cytochrome, which yields MKKTLKILAYTVGTLALLLVLMLGYFHIKGIPKYKYHPPAEIVNLKVPRDSAHVARGKVIGTMHCVECHAGAEGKLTGKPMVDLPSMFGELHTLNITQDPKYGIGNWTDGELYYFIRTGIHKEGHWSPFMPQYSLLADEDVYSLIAWLRSDDPRLAPDIHELPPNRYNLLVKTLGNTLFGPPPLPAKPITIPDTTKHVAYGKYVADALSNCYICHSADILKVNSLVPEKSFGYYGGGMPLRNEAGETVPSANITMDKATGIGNWTEQEFIEAVRFGKNPRGGTLSRPMAPHSTLTDAEVKAIFTYLKTVPVIKNSVQRYRASVE from the coding sequence ATGAAAAAGACACTTAAAATCCTTGCTTACACTGTGGGCACCCTGGCCCTGTTGCTTGTCCTCATGCTGGGTTATTTTCACATCAAAGGTATTCCCAAATACAAGTACCATCCACCTGCTGAAATTGTAAACCTGAAAGTGCCCCGCGACAGTGCGCATGTAGCACGTGGTAAGGTGATTGGTACCATGCATTGCGTAGAATGCCATGCTGGCGCTGAAGGAAAACTGACGGGCAAACCGATGGTCGATTTGCCGTCCATGTTTGGCGAATTGCACACCTTGAACATTACACAAGACCCCAAGTACGGCATTGGCAACTGGACTGATGGAGAATTGTACTACTTTATCCGCACCGGGATTCACAAAGAAGGACATTGGTCGCCCTTTATGCCCCAGTATTCCTTGCTGGCGGATGAGGATGTCTACTCTTTGATTGCCTGGTTGCGTTCGGACGACCCCAGACTGGCCCCGGACATTCACGAATTACCGCCGAACCGCTACAATTTATTGGTAAAAACTTTGGGGAATACTTTATTTGGCCCACCACCATTGCCTGCCAAACCCATTACCATTCCCGACACGACCAAACACGTTGCGTACGGCAAATATGTGGCTGATGCTTTGAGCAATTGTTATATCTGCCATTCTGCGGATATTTTAAAGGTCAATTCGCTGGTGCCTGAAAAAAGTTTTGGTTACTATGGCGGCGGAATGCCGCTGCGCAATGAAGCAGGGGAAACCGTTCCTTCCGCCAACATTACCATGGACAAAGCAACGGGGATTGGCAACTGGACCGAACAGGAGTTCATTGAGGCGGTGCGTTTTGGCAAAAATCCACGCGGCGGCACCTTGTCCCGACCTATGGCTCCTCATTCCACGCTGACAGATGCGGAAGTAAAGGCCATTTTTACGTACCTAAAAACGGTACCTGTGATTAAAAATTCGGTGCAACGCTATCGGGCGAGTGTAGAGTAA
- a CDS encoding DUF1761 domain-containing protein, which yields MDSTKLLLGTLAGFLGYFLSGFLMYTIVFKNALASAMPNMNAAQTEPNMAALVFGNLVSAFLLALIFERWASIRTLQTGAVAGGIIGLLIALGYDSMIHGTSNLMTWGGVFLDGIVYAIISAIAGALIGFTLGYNRK from the coding sequence ATGGACTCTACCAAACTTTTGTTGGGAACCCTCGCTGGATTTCTGGGCTATTTTTTGTCCGGTTTCCTCATGTACACCATCGTATTTAAAAATGCGCTGGCTTCTGCCATGCCGAACATGAACGCTGCTCAAACTGAGCCTAATATGGCCGCTCTCGTATTTGGCAATCTGGTCTCCGCATTTCTGTTGGCCTTGATTTTTGAAAGATGGGCCAGTATCCGTACCCTCCAAACAGGAGCAGTTGCCGGAGGAATCATTGGTTTGTTGATCGCCTTAGGTTATGACTCAATGATTCATGGAACCTCCAATTTGATGACCTGGGGTGGAGTGTTCCTGGATGGAATCGTGTATGCGATCATTAGCGCCATTGCCGGAGCTTTGATCGGCTTTACGCTGGGCTACAACCGTAAGTAA
- a CDS encoding response regulator transcription factor — translation MTAIKVLIVEDEPLIARNIAMYLRNNDFEVSAIAHDPEEALFQLKRQPPDFVILDINLECERDGIQIAEHINHNLFIPFVFLTSYSDKETLERAKKTNPAGFIVKPFNEQTLYATIEIALSNHAAQANRHVPELTLDKLNKHLLAPLTDREFEVVRLLYAGKTNQQIAAELYIAMNTLKKHINNAYFKLDVGSRTTAVATLRALMVG, via the coding sequence ATGACCGCCATCAAAGTCCTGATCGTAGAAGACGAACCACTGATTGCCCGCAACATTGCAATGTACCTGCGCAACAACGACTTCGAGGTATCCGCCATTGCGCACGACCCCGAAGAGGCACTCTTTCAACTCAAGCGACAGCCCCCCGATTTTGTCATTTTGGACATCAATCTGGAATGTGAACGCGATGGCATTCAAATCGCAGAACACATCAACCACAACCTGTTTATCCCCTTTGTATTCCTCACCTCTTATTCGGATAAAGAAACCCTGGAGCGGGCTAAAAAAACCAATCCGGCGGGCTTCATCGTGAAACCTTTTAACGAACAAACCCTGTACGCCACCATCGAAATTGCGCTCTCCAACCACGCCGCACAGGCCAATCGCCATGTGCCCGAATTGACGCTGGACAAGCTCAACAAACACCTTCTGGCGCCACTCACCGACCGCGAGTTTGAGGTAGTCCGCTTGTTGTACGCGGGCAAAACCAATCAACAGATCGCTGCTGAGTTGTACATCGCGATGAATACCTTGAAGAAGCACATCAACAACGCATATTTTAAATTGGATGTGGGGAGCAGGACGACGGCGGTGGCGACTTTGAGGGCTCTGATGGTGGGGTGA